One part of the Lycium ferocissimum isolate CSIRO_LF1 chromosome 8, AGI_CSIRO_Lferr_CH_V1, whole genome shotgun sequence genome encodes these proteins:
- the LOC132067635 gene encoding LEAF RUST 10 DISEASE-RESISTANCE LOCUS RECEPTOR-LIKE PROTEIN KINASE-like 1.1, producing QKLKDGREVAVKHLYEHNCKRMQQFVNEIEILTRLRHINLVTLYGCTSRRSRELLLVYGYIPNGTLADHLHGDKAKDRSLAWPVRMNIAIETAGALTYLHVSDVIHCDVKTNNILLDHNFSVKVADFGISRLFPNDVSHISTAPRGTPGYIDPKYHECYRLTSKSDVYSFGVVLVEHISSMPAVDMKRHSQEINLANFAINKIVKCAFHELLDPSLGFDSDTKIWEMTTSVADLAFLCLQTDRDMRPTMVEVLDTLKEIQTSEFDNEKRAESNLNGNEAKIVAAPPFPVSEDILLLKQVKSLPSPNSVADKWITCSDITSTK from the coding sequence CAAAAACTTAAGGATGGACGAGAGGTTGCTGTAAAGCATCTCTACGAGCACAACTGCAAACGAATGCAGCAGTTTGTTAATGAAATTGAGATCCTTACAAGGCTAAGGCACATCAATCTTGTCACCCTCTATGGCTGCACTTCACGGAGAAGCCGTGAACTACTCCTTGTCTATGGATACATTCCTAATGGAACTCTTGCTGATCACCTCCATGGTGACAAAGCGAAGGACAGATCACTCGCGTGGCCAGTCCGCATGAACATTGCCATAGAAACTGCTGGTGCATTGACTTACTTGCATGTTTCTGATGTAATACATTGCGATGTGAAGACTAATAACATACTCCTTGATCACAACTTTAGTGTTAAAGTTGCAGATTTTGGGATTTCAAGGCTCTTCCCAAATGATGTCTCTCATATTTCAACCGCACCCCGGGGGACCCCTGGCTATATTGATCCAAAGTATCATGAATGTTACCGGCTGACTAGTAAAAGTGATGTTTATAGCTTCGGGGTGGTCCTTGTTGAGCACATTTCGTCAATGCCAGCTGTGGATATGAAGAGGCATAGCCAAGAGATCAATTTGGCTAACTTTGCAATAAACAAGATCGTAAAATGTGCATTTCACGAGTTGCTTGATCCATCCCTGGGGTTCGATTCAGATACCAAGATTTGGGAAATGACTACTTCAGTGGCAGATCTTGCTTTTTTGTGCTTGCAGACAGATAGGGACATGAGGCCTACTATGGTTGAAGTTTTGGATACTCTAAAGGAGATTCAGACTAGTGAATTTGACAATGAGAAGAGAGCTGAATCTAATCTCAATGGCAATGAAGCTAAAATAGTAGCAGCTCCTCCTTTCCCTGTATCAGAAGATATATTATTGTTGAAGCAAGTTAAATCACTACCTTCTCCTAATTCTGTGGCTGATAAATGGATTACTTGCTCTGATATAACTAGTACAAAGTAG